A window of Pirellula sp. SH-Sr6A contains these coding sequences:
- a CDS encoding glycine betaine ABC transporter substrate-binding protein, whose product MMQVAVRRITMNLAFLVSLLLAPTTRAETEVKVGSKGFTESVLLGECLAHLARSTGARCEHKAELGGTQVLWKALQAGDVDAYVDYTGTIREELLSDAIPEGNTIRSEQDMREAMAKKGILMSDRLGFNNTYALGMREADAARLGITRISDLRNHPKLEIGISDEFMERQDGWKQLAEKYRFPDFRIKTMDHNLAYRGLEKGAIDVTDIYTTDAEIDFYKLRVLEDDLGYFPTYYAVILMRQEFADRNPPIAAKILELVGKLDSKTMSAMSAKVRLDRELESNVAASFLNEVMQLDAPMLEVGRKDQFARMVQRLIKTTREHVLLVAISLLLAIMCAVPLGTLSAKNEHFGNVILGVVSVVQTLPSMALLVFMIPIFGLGALPAIAALFFYSLLPIVRNTYSGLTQIPTNTMESAVVLGLPPAARLKLVEIPLAMPSILAGIKTAAVINVGTATIGALIGAGGYGAPILTGIRLMSLPLILQGAIPAAAMAVLVQYAFSFVEKRFVSPGLRLR is encoded by the coding sequence ATGATGCAAGTCGCAGTCCGTCGGATCACCATGAATTTGGCTTTCCTCGTTTCTCTACTCCTCGCTCCGACAACCCGCGCCGAGACGGAGGTCAAAGTAGGGTCCAAGGGCTTCACGGAATCGGTTTTGCTAGGTGAATGCCTGGCCCATCTCGCGCGCTCGACCGGCGCTCGCTGCGAACACAAAGCGGAGTTGGGAGGGACACAAGTCCTCTGGAAAGCGTTGCAAGCAGGGGATGTCGATGCCTATGTTGACTACACAGGTACCATTCGAGAAGAGCTTTTGTCGGATGCGATTCCCGAGGGAAATACGATCCGCAGCGAGCAAGACATGCGGGAAGCGATGGCCAAAAAGGGGATCCTTATGTCGGATCGACTGGGATTTAATAATACCTATGCCTTGGGAATGCGAGAGGCGGATGCGGCTAGGCTTGGGATTACCAGAATCAGCGATCTACGAAATCATCCCAAGCTGGAGATTGGTATCAGCGATGAATTTATGGAGCGGCAAGATGGCTGGAAACAACTCGCTGAGAAGTATCGATTCCCTGATTTCCGCATCAAAACCATGGACCACAACCTTGCTTATCGAGGGCTGGAAAAGGGAGCCATCGATGTCACCGATATATACACGACCGATGCGGAGATTGACTTCTATAAACTACGGGTTCTAGAAGACGACTTGGGATACTTCCCTACTTACTATGCGGTCATCTTGATGCGTCAAGAGTTTGCCGACCGCAATCCACCTATCGCCGCAAAGATTTTGGAATTGGTAGGCAAGCTCGATTCCAAAACGATGTCTGCAATGTCGGCCAAGGTCCGGTTGGATCGAGAGCTGGAGAGCAACGTGGCTGCGAGTTTTTTGAACGAAGTGATGCAGCTTGATGCGCCCATGCTGGAGGTGGGGAGAAAGGATCAGTTCGCTCGAATGGTGCAGCGATTGATCAAGACAACACGGGAGCACGTGCTGTTGGTGGCCATATCATTGTTGCTGGCGATTATGTGTGCCGTTCCGTTGGGAACACTCTCGGCGAAGAACGAGCATTTTGGGAATGTGATTTTGGGGGTGGTGAGTGTGGTACAGACGTTGCCTTCAATGGCGCTGCTGGTGTTCATGATCCCGATCTTTGGCTTGGGGGCATTGCCGGCGATTGCGGCGTTGTTCTTTTACAGTTTGTTACCGATTGTGCGGAACACGTATTCCGGTTTGACGCAGATCCCAACCAACACGATGGAGTCGGCGGTGGTGTTGGGATTGCCGCCAGCGGCGCGATTGAAGTTGGTCGAGATCCCGCTTGCGATGCCCTCGATCTTGGCAGGGATCAAGACGGCGGCGGTGATCAACGTAGGGACGGCGACAATTGGAGCGTTGATTGGGGCGGGGGGATATGGAGCTCCGATTTTGACGGGAATTCGGTTGATGAGTTTGCCGCTGATTTTGCAAGGGGCGATACCGGCGGCAGCGATGGCCGTTTTGGTGCAATATGCGTTTTCGTTTGTCGAAAAACGGTTTGTTTCGCCAGGGCTGCGGCTGCGGTAG
- a CDS encoding ATP-binding cassette domain-containing protein, translating to MFTLSNVSKSFGDHQVLQPTTLTFRTGESTVLIGPSGCGKSTLLRVLIGLIPADSGTIEFDGQILNQNNVLHLRQRMGYVIQDGGLFPHLTAKQNVGILAQHLGWGAERINARVQELADLTRLPRIALDRYPLQMSGGQRQRVGIMRALMMDPPVILLDEPMGALDPLVRYDLQEDLRGIFQTLKKTSIMVTHDMGEAGFFGDRVLLLSDGQIVQDGVLDDLIHKPANDYVTRFINAQRIPGA from the coding sequence ATGTTTACATTAAGCAACGTCAGTAAATCCTTTGGCGATCATCAAGTCCTACAACCTACGACACTGACGTTTCGAACGGGCGAGTCGACCGTCTTGATCGGGCCCAGCGGTTGTGGCAAAAGCACCTTGCTCCGCGTTCTCATCGGCCTGATTCCGGCCGATTCAGGGACCATCGAGTTTGACGGTCAAATCTTGAATCAAAACAATGTACTGCACCTGAGACAACGAATGGGATACGTCATCCAAGATGGCGGGCTCTTTCCTCACCTGACAGCGAAACAGAATGTCGGGATTCTCGCTCAGCATTTGGGTTGGGGGGCCGAGCGAATCAATGCCCGCGTGCAGGAGTTAGCGGATTTGACCCGTCTCCCTCGTATCGCGCTCGATCGTTATCCGCTTCAGATGTCAGGGGGGCAAAGACAGCGAGTTGGAATCATGCGAGCGCTGATGATGGATCCCCCCGTGATTCTTCTAGACGAACCGATGGGGGCCCTCGATCCTCTGGTGCGGTATGATCTCCAAGAAGACCTTCGGGGGATTTTTCAAACTCTGAAAAAGACATCCATCATGGTAACCCACGACATGGGAGAAGCTGGATTTTTCGGCGATCGTGTGTTGCTTCTCTCCGATGGTCAAATCGTTCAAGACGGAGTGCTGGACGACTTGATCCACAAACCCGCCAATGATTATGTAACCCGCTTTATCAACGCCCAACGAATCCCAGGTGCATGA